One Qiania dongpingensis genomic window carries:
- a CDS encoding CobW family GTP-binding protein, whose product MKILVISGFLGAGKTTFIKALAKHTGKDFAILENEYGSVGVDGDTLKDSMDAGNVNIWEMAEGCICCSMKGDFTASVLTIANTVDPEYLVIEPTGVGMLSNIIQSLQEIEYERISLLAPVTIVDGHSYERYRREFPELYRDQIASARTIVASKMEQADAEERKVLGKKLREWNPDALIVTEHYSGMSSDWWNRLLESGYDGQVLKDAGANTEGMPDTFSLNGVSLESPERLILLMEQIVYGQFGDIFRAKGHLRAGGRMFRFDVADGQYSVMDMDTDQEGKAVFIGNDISRQKLRRVFFRRREKGAPVKARAEISRS is encoded by the coding sequence ATGAAGATACTTGTGATATCCGGTTTTCTGGGAGCGGGGAAGACTACTTTTATTAAAGCATTGGCAAAGCATACGGGTAAGGATTTTGCGATCCTGGAAAATGAATACGGTTCCGTTGGGGTCGACGGCGATACGCTCAAAGACAGTATGGATGCGGGAAATGTCAACATTTGGGAGATGGCAGAAGGGTGTATCTGCTGTTCTATGAAGGGAGACTTTACGGCCTCTGTCCTGACCATCGCCAATACGGTGGATCCGGAATATCTGGTGATAGAGCCCACAGGGGTGGGTATGCTGAGCAATATCATACAGAGTCTCCAGGAAATCGAATATGAAAGGATTTCACTGCTGGCGCCCGTCACCATAGTGGACGGGCACAGCTATGAGCGTTACCGCCGGGAGTTTCCGGAGCTTTATAGGGATCAGATCGCATCCGCCCGTACTATAGTCGCGTCCAAGATGGAACAGGCAGATGCAGAGGAAAGAAAAGTTCTGGGAAAGAAGCTTAGAGAATGGAATCCGGATGCTCTGATAGTCACAGAGCATTACAGCGGTATGAGTTCGGATTGGTGGAACAGACTGCTGGAGTCAGGCTATGACGGACAGGTCCTGAAGGATGCGGGAGCGAACACAGAGGGGATGCCGGATACATTTTCTCTGAACGGTGTCTCCCTGGAAAGTCCGGAAAGGCTGATCCTTTTAATGGAGCAGATCGTCTATGGACAGTTTGGCGACATTTTCCGGGCCAAGGGACACCTGCGGGCCGGCGGCCGGATGTTTAGGTTTGATGTGGCGGACGGCCAGTATTCGGTAATGGATATGGATACGGATCAGGAAGGGAAAGCCGTATTTATCGGCAATGATATCAGCCGGCAGAAGCTGCGCCGGGTTTTTTTCAGGAGGAGGGAAAAGGGAGCTCCTGTGAAGGCGCGCGCGGAAATCTCAAGAAGTTAG
- a CDS encoding DUF305 domain-containing protein, producing the protein MKKYRIALAVSAVLVLLSGCGSSKKELNAYMSEQDEIMDEMMEKMDDVEPSGSAAATFLNQMIPHHQSAVKMSQSYLQHAGEKGEFKELAEQIISTQEDEIKQMSEMAARILDEGKADEEQETLYLEEYEGMMKSHHMAHDSQAKSLDRAFAEGMSMHHQMAVDMSKAILNHTDEEEVIRLANAIITQQEKEIQQMEQENGGHAH; encoded by the coding sequence ATGAAAAAATACCGGATAGCCTTGGCTGTTTCCGCCGTGCTGGTCCTGCTCAGCGGATGCGGCAGCAGTAAAAAAGAATTGAACGCGTATATGAGCGAGCAGGATGAGATCATGGATGAGATGATGGAAAAGATGGATGATGTGGAGCCTTCCGGCTCGGCAGCCGCGACATTTTTGAATCAGATGATACCTCATCATCAGTCCGCTGTTAAAATGTCTCAGAGCTATCTGCAGCACGCGGGAGAAAAAGGTGAGTTCAAAGAGCTTGCGGAACAGATTATCAGCACTCAGGAAGATGAGATAAAACAGATGAGTGAAATGGCCGCAAGGATCTTGGACGAAGGAAAGGCGGACGAGGAGCAGGAGACTCTTTATCTGGAAGAATACGAAGGTATGATGAAAAGTCACCATATGGCTCATGACTCCCAGGCAAAAAGCCTTGACAGGGCTTTTGCGGAAGGGATGTCGATGCATCATCAGATGGCGGTAGATATGTCAAAAGCCATTCTGAACCATACCGATGAGGAAGAGGTGATCCGGCTGGCCAATGCCATCATCACCCAGCAGGAAAAAGAGATTCAGCAGATGGAACAAGAGAACGGCGGACACGCCCATTGA
- a CDS encoding O-acetylhomoserine aminocarboxypropyltransferase/cysteine synthase family protein: MKAEEVLTMNRHSYRFETIQLHAGQEAPDSATDARAVPIYQTTSYVFKDSAHAAARFALTDAGNIYGRLTNSTVDVFEQRMAALEGGTAALGVASGAAAITYTFLNLAQAGDNIVSAKTIYGGTYNLLEHTLPQYGITAVFVDADEENAFENAINERTKAVFIETIGNPNATLIDIEAVAAAAHKHKIPLVVDSTFATPFLVRPFEYGADIVVHSATKFIGGHGTAIGGVIIDSGKFDWEASGKFPSLTEPNPSYHGISFTKAAGNAAFVTKIRAILLRDTGATLAPLHAFLFLQGLETLSLRVERHVSNALKVVDFLSRHPQVEKVNHPFLPDHPHHALYQKYFPHGGVSIFTFEIKGGAKEAQDFIDRLEIFSLLANVADVKSLVIHPASTTHSQLTEEELSAQGIHPNTIRLSIGTEHIDDILEDLGQAFAQPAV, from the coding sequence ATGAAAGCTGAAGAGGTGCTCACTATGAACAGACATTCCTACCGATTTGAAACGATCCAGCTGCATGCAGGCCAAGAAGCCCCCGACTCCGCCACGGACGCGAGGGCCGTCCCTATTTATCAGACCACATCCTATGTATTTAAGGATTCCGCCCATGCGGCGGCCCGTTTCGCTCTCACCGACGCGGGCAATATCTACGGCAGGCTGACGAATTCCACCGTCGATGTATTTGAACAGCGCATGGCGGCGCTGGAGGGAGGCACTGCCGCGCTGGGCGTAGCCTCCGGAGCCGCGGCCATTACCTATACCTTTTTAAATCTTGCTCAGGCCGGGGACAATATCGTTTCTGCCAAAACCATATACGGCGGGACTTACAATCTGCTGGAGCATACGCTTCCCCAATACGGGATCACCGCCGTTTTCGTGGACGCGGATGAAGAGAACGCTTTTGAAAATGCCATAAACGAACGTACAAAAGCAGTATTCATTGAGACGATCGGCAACCCCAACGCCACTCTGATCGATATCGAAGCCGTGGCCGCTGCGGCCCACAAGCATAAGATTCCGTTGGTCGTGGATTCCACCTTCGCGACTCCCTTTCTGGTACGTCCCTTTGAATATGGCGCGGATATTGTAGTCCATTCCGCCACTAAATTCATAGGAGGCCACGGTACGGCCATCGGCGGCGTGATCATCGACAGCGGCAAGTTCGACTGGGAAGCCAGCGGCAAATTCCCTTCTCTCACCGAACCCAACCCCAGCTATCACGGAATCAGCTTTACAAAGGCGGCCGGAAATGCCGCGTTCGTGACTAAAATCCGAGCGATCCTCCTGAGAGATACCGGCGCGACTCTGGCCCCCCTCCATGCCTTTTTATTCCTTCAGGGTCTGGAAACCCTTTCTCTCCGTGTGGAACGTCACGTATCGAACGCGCTGAAGGTCGTGGATTTCCTCTCCAGGCATCCGCAGGTGGAAAAGGTCAACCACCCGTTTCTTCCCGATCATCCCCACCACGCCTTATATCAAAAGTACTTTCCCCACGGCGGAGTTTCCATATTCACCTTTGAGATCAAGGGAGGAGCCAAAGAAGCACAGGATTTCATTGACCGCTTGGAGATTTTCTCTTTGCTTGCCAACGTAGCCGACGTGAAATCTCTGGTGATTCATCCGGCCTCCACCACGCATTCCCAGCTTACGGAAGAAGAGCTTTCCGCTCAGGGAATCCATCCGAATACGATCCGCCTGTCCATAGGCACCGAGCATATCGACGATATCCTGGAGGATCTGGGCCAGGCGTTCGCCCAGCCAGCTGTCTGA
- the cysK gene encoding cysteine synthase A, translating to MRTFERITDLIGGTPLLELKNYEKEHGLSATILAKLEYFNPAGSVKDRIARAMIDDAEAKGLLKPGSVIIEPTSGNTGIGLSAVAASRGYRIILTMPDTMSVERRSLLKAYGAELVLTEGIKGMKGAIAKAEELADEIEGSFIPSQFSNGANPEVHRQTTGPEIWADTDGKVDIFVAGVGTGGTVTGVGEYLKSKNPDIKVVAVEPTGSPVLSKGTAGPHKIQGIGAGFVPDTLNTEIYDEIMLVENEEAFEAGRSLAKNEGVLVGISSGAAVSAAAVLARRPENAGKIIVALLPDTGERYLSTPMFSE from the coding sequence ATGCGGACATTTGAAAGAATCACAGATTTAATCGGCGGAACGCCTCTCTTGGAGCTTAAGAATTATGAAAAGGAGCATGGGCTTTCGGCTACAATCCTCGCTAAGCTGGAATATTTCAATCCGGCGGGAAGCGTAAAGGACAGGATAGCGAGAGCCATGATTGATGATGCTGAGGCAAAGGGCCTCTTAAAGCCGGGGTCGGTGATCATTGAACCGACCAGCGGCAATACGGGGATCGGTCTTTCCGCGGTAGCGGCATCCAGGGGCTACCGGATCATTCTCACGATGCCGGACACCATGAGTGTAGAACGCCGCAGCCTGTTAAAGGCATACGGTGCGGAGCTGGTATTGACGGAGGGCATAAAAGGGATGAAGGGGGCCATCGCCAAAGCCGAGGAGCTGGCAGATGAAATAGAAGGAAGCTTTATACCCAGCCAGTTTTCCAATGGGGCAAATCCTGAGGTTCACCGGCAGACAACAGGACCGGAAATCTGGGCGGATACAGACGGCAAGGTAGATATTTTTGTGGCGGGCGTGGGTACCGGCGGAACCGTGACAGGCGTTGGAGAATATCTGAAATCGAAAAATCCGGATATCAAGGTCGTTGCCGTGGAGCCGACCGGTTCTCCTGTTCTATCCAAGGGGACCGCGGGGCCGCATAAAATACAGGGTATCGGCGCGGGCTTTGTGCCGGATACCCTGAACACGGAAATATATGATGAAATCATGCTGGTGGAGAACGAAGAAGCCTTTGAAGCAGGCAGGAGCCTAGCGAAAAATGAAGGAGTGCTTGTGGGCATTTCTTCCGGAGCGGCCGTATCGGCGGCCGCGGTACTGGCAAGACGTCCGGAAAACGCGGGCAAGATTATCGTGGCGCTGCTTCCGGATACCGGAGAACGGTATCTTTCTACTCCGATGTTTTCTGAATAG
- a CDS encoding RrF2 family transcriptional regulator: protein MKISTKGRYALRMLLDLAERQNDGYTALKDIAARQGISKKYLEQIIPILNQSGILQASRGFQGGYRLAKSPDKYTVGDILRLTEGSLSPVACLDHEPNQCSRCDECATLSVWQGLNRVINEYLDSITLQDLLDRQRERYSNDYMI, encoded by the coding sequence ATGAAAATTTCAACTAAAGGCCGCTACGCCCTGCGTATGCTTCTGGACCTCGCCGAGCGCCAAAATGACGGATACACTGCGCTCAAAGATATTGCCGCCCGCCAGGGAATCTCTAAAAAATATTTGGAACAGATTATCCCAATCCTGAATCAATCCGGTATCCTCCAGGCCAGCCGCGGTTTCCAGGGAGGATACCGGCTGGCAAAATCCCCCGATAAATATACGGTGGGAGATATTCTGCGCCTCACGGAGGGAAGCCTCTCTCCCGTCGCCTGTCTGGACCATGAGCCAAATCAGTGCAGCCGCTGTGACGAATGTGCCACGCTTTCCGTATGGCAGGGGCTTAACCGGGTGATCAATGAATATCTGGACAGCATCACCCTGCAGGACCTTTTAGACCGGCAGAGAGAACGGTACAGCAATGATTATATGATATAG